One genomic window of Hippopotamus amphibius kiboko isolate mHipAmp2 chromosome 10, mHipAmp2.hap2, whole genome shotgun sequence includes the following:
- the LOC130830238 gene encoding LOW QUALITY PROTEIN: acyl-coenzyme A thioesterase 9, mitochondrial-like (The sequence of the model RefSeq protein was modified relative to this genomic sequence to represent the inferred CDS: deleted 2 bases in 1 codon; substituted 1 base at 1 genomic stop codon) gives MQRAALRLCTLSKGLLAPSRGLTQGSENPEKHGVFHIPEVRDKLREIVGASTNWRDHVKAMEERKLLHGFLAESQKGLPPRGMKDSYIEVLLPLGSQPELGERYLTVQNTLRFGRILEDLDSLGVLMCYMHNKIHSTKMSPLSIVTALLDKIDMCKKSLSPEQDIKFSGHVSWVGKTSVEVKMHMFQLHDNEFSPVLDATFVMVARDSENKGPAFVNPLTLESPEEEELFRQGELNRGRRVPFSSTSLLKMAPTAEERTTIHEMFLNTLDTKTISFRSXVLPPNAVWMENSKLKSLDICHPQERNIFNRIFGGFLMRRAYELGWATACNLSGSRPFIVAVDIMFQKPVEVGSLLFLSSQVCFTQENYIQVRVHSEVVSLQNKEHMTTNVFHFTFMSEREVPLVFPRTYGESMLYLDGQRHFNSMSAPVTLKKDYLVEP, from the exons ATGCAGCGGGCGGCGCTGCGGCTTTGTACCCTGAGCAAGGGGCTGCTTGCTCCTAGCAGAGGACTGACTCAAGGATCTGAGAATCCTGAGAAACACGGAGTCTTCCACATTCCTGAAGTTCGAGATAAGTTGCGGGAGATCGTAGGAGCATCCACAAACTGGAGAGACCACGTGAaagcaatggaggaaagaaaattacttcATGGTTTTTTGGCTGAGTCACAAAAAGGACTGCCACCTAGGGGAATGAAAGACAGTTACATCGAAGTTCTCTTGCCCTTGGGCAGTCAGCCTGAATTAGGAGAGAGATATTTGACTGTTCAAAACACCTTAAGGTTTGGCAGGATTCTTGAGGATCTTGACAGCTTAGGAGTTCTTATGTGCTACATGCACAACAAAATCCATTCAACTAAGATGTCTCCTTTATCGATAGTTACAGCTCTGCTGGACAAGATTGATATGTGTAAGAAGAGCTTAAGCCCAGAACAGGACATCAAGTTCAGTGGCCATGTTAGTTGGGTTGGGAAGACGTCCGTGGAAGTGAAGATGCATATGTTCCAGTTACATGACAATGAATTTTCTCCTGTTTTGGATGCAACATTTGTAATGGTGGCTCGTGATTCTGAAAATAAAGGGCCGGCGTTTGTAAATCCACTCACCCTTGAaagcccagaggaagaagagctcTTTAGACAAGGAGAATTGAACAGGGGGAGAAGGGTCCCCTTCAGCTCCACGTCATTACTGAAAATGGCTCCAACTGCTGAGGAGAGGACAACCATACATGAGATGTTTCTTAACACGCTGGATACAAAGACTATAAGTTTTCGAAGTTGAGTTTTACCTCCTAATGCGGTGTGGATGGAGAATTCAAAGCTGAAGAGCTTGGATATTTGCCACCCTCAGGAGCGGAACATTTTCAATCGAATCTTTGGTGGTTTCCTTATGAGGAGAGCATATGAACTTGGATGGGCTACTGCCTGTAACTTG AGTGGTTCCCGACCATTTATAGTTGCCGTGGATATCATGTTTCAGAAACCTGTTGAGGTTGGATCATTGCTGTTTCTTTCCTCGCAGGTTTGCTTTACCCAGGAGAATTACATTCAAGTCAGAGTACACAGTGAGGTGGTCTCTCTACAGAATAAAGAGCATATGACCACCAATGTCTTTCATTTCACGTTCATGTCGGAAAGAGAAGTGCCCTTGGTTTTCCCCAGAACATATGGAGAGTCCATGTTGTATTTAGATGGGCAGCGGCATTTCAACTCCATGAGTGCACCAGTGACCTTGAAAAAGGACTACCTCGTCGAGCCCTAG